The following proteins come from a genomic window of Microbacterium lemovicicum:
- a CDS encoding FAD-dependent oxidoreductase encodes MKDAAHLDPLQNPALTDAQWERLLAFGAPQDVTAGEDVFRSGDADYDLILVEDAVIEVVRDSLWWIEEAVLATMGARTFVGELGLLNGQGAFLSARVTRAGRIRRVSRPQLRRLMAEDDELCDLILHALWARREALRTGPAALTLKFVGAANSGDFLSLRRFAERLDLVHTAVELDAAGAAQYSQTHEFDPSDLPIAFLQGEALPHATPGLVAERLGLSYQAHADEVVDLVVVGGGPAGLAAAIYGASEGLSTVLLDAVAPGGQAAATSRIENFLGFPFGVSGGDLIGQASLQALKFGVRVYAPCEAVRLQPTDGGLDVTLTDGRIIHARSAIVTSGAAYRTLPLDRWSHFEGAGIFYAATQLELRQVVESPVVVVGGANSAGQAALYLAANGCPVRLVARGGDLSARMSSYLVDRLVEDPRIEVHTGSQVTALEGSNALEGVRIDSVGDVDARGLFCFIGAVPATGWLSDLDRDTDGFLRTGTDIAAQSLEQWQRLGREPLPFETSLPRVFAAGDVRRGSMKRVAAAVGEGSSAVASVHRALALAL; translated from the coding sequence GTGAAGGATGCTGCGCACCTCGATCCCCTCCAGAACCCCGCCCTCACCGATGCCCAGTGGGAGCGTCTCCTCGCCTTCGGCGCGCCCCAGGACGTGACGGCCGGCGAGGACGTCTTCCGCTCCGGCGACGCCGACTACGACCTGATCCTCGTCGAGGATGCCGTGATCGAGGTCGTCCGCGACTCGCTGTGGTGGATCGAGGAGGCGGTGCTCGCCACCATGGGAGCGCGCACGTTCGTGGGCGAGCTCGGGCTGCTCAACGGGCAAGGGGCGTTCCTGTCCGCACGCGTGACGCGCGCCGGACGCATCCGTCGCGTGTCGCGGCCGCAGCTGCGGCGGCTGATGGCCGAGGACGACGAGCTCTGCGACCTCATCCTGCACGCGCTGTGGGCACGGCGCGAGGCGCTGCGCACCGGCCCCGCCGCCCTCACGCTCAAGTTCGTCGGTGCCGCGAACTCCGGCGACTTCCTCTCGCTGCGGCGCTTCGCCGAGCGTCTCGACCTCGTGCACACCGCGGTCGAGCTCGACGCGGCGGGAGCCGCCCAGTACTCGCAGACGCACGAGTTCGACCCCTCCGACCTGCCCATCGCGTTCCTGCAGGGCGAGGCCCTGCCGCACGCGACGCCCGGGCTCGTGGCCGAGCGCCTCGGCCTGAGCTACCAGGCGCACGCCGACGAGGTCGTCGACCTCGTGGTCGTGGGCGGAGGCCCTGCGGGTCTCGCAGCCGCGATCTACGGCGCGTCCGAAGGGCTCAGCACGGTGCTGCTCGATGCCGTCGCGCCCGGCGGACAGGCGGCCGCCACCTCGCGCATCGAGAACTTCCTCGGCTTCCCCTTCGGCGTCAGCGGAGGCGACCTCATCGGACAGGCCTCGCTGCAGGCGCTCAAGTTCGGCGTGCGCGTCTACGCCCCCTGCGAGGCGGTGCGGCTGCAGCCCACCGACGGCGGCCTCGACGTGACGCTGACCGACGGCCGCATCATCCACGCGCGCTCCGCGATCGTGACCTCGGGAGCCGCCTACCGCACGCTGCCGCTCGACCGGTGGTCGCACTTCGAGGGCGCCGGGATCTTCTACGCCGCCACGCAGCTCGAGCTGCGGCAGGTCGTGGAGTCGCCCGTGGTGGTCGTCGGCGGGGCGAACTCGGCCGGCCAGGCGGCGCTCTACCTCGCGGCGAACGGGTGCCCCGTGCGGCTCGTGGCCCGCGGCGGCGACCTCTCCGCGCGCATGTCGTCGTACCTCGTCGACCGGCTCGTCGAGGATCCGCGCATCGAGGTGCACACCGGCTCGCAGGTGACGGCACTGGAGGGCAGCAACGCGCTCGAGGGCGTGCGCATCGACTCGGTCGGCGACGTCGACGCGCGCGGACTCTTCTGCTTCATCGGGGCCGTGCCGGCCACGGGCTGGCTCTCGGACCTCGACCGCGACACCGACGGTTTCCTGCGCACCGGCACCGACATCGCCGCGCAGTCGCTCGAGCAATGGCAGCGCCTGGGGCGGGAGCCGCTGCCGTTCGAGACCTCCCTGCCGCGGGTGTTCGCGGCGGGAGACGTGCGGCGCGGGTCGATGAAGCGCGTGGCCGCTGCCGTCGGCGAGGGCTCCAGCGCTGTCGCGTCCGTGCACCGTGCCCTGGCCCTCGCACTCTGA
- a CDS encoding LLM class F420-dependent oxidoreductase: protein MTRFGYTLMTEQSGPKDLVRYAIAAEKVGFDFEVSSDHYTPWLTSQGHASYAWAVLGAVAQATDSVELMTYVTCPTLRYHPAVVAQKAATLQLLSDGRFTLGLGSGENLNEHVVGEGWPSVDARQNMLEEAIEIIRALHTGDLVTYDGEYFRVDSARIWDLPEGGVPIAVAISGEKSIARFGPLSDHAIAVEPDADLVSGWNEHHGADSRKIGQIPISWDPDKDAAIARAHDQFRWFGGGWAVNADLPTPAGFAAASQFVRPEDVAEAIPCGPDLDAIAEAVKAYVDAGFTDVAVVQVGDEGQDRFLDEAAGPLLERLRAL, encoded by the coding sequence ATGACACGCTTCGGCTACACCCTGATGACCGAGCAGAGCGGCCCGAAGGACCTCGTGCGGTACGCGATCGCCGCCGAGAAGGTCGGCTTCGACTTCGAGGTCTCCAGCGACCACTACACGCCGTGGCTCACCAGCCAGGGCCACGCGTCCTACGCCTGGGCGGTGCTCGGCGCGGTCGCGCAGGCGACCGATTCGGTCGAGCTCATGACGTACGTGACGTGCCCGACGCTGCGCTATCACCCTGCCGTCGTCGCCCAGAAGGCCGCCACGCTGCAGCTGCTGTCGGACGGTCGGTTCACACTGGGACTCGGCTCGGGCGAGAACCTGAACGAGCACGTCGTGGGAGAGGGCTGGCCGTCGGTGGACGCCCGCCAGAACATGCTGGAGGAGGCGATCGAGATCATCCGCGCGCTGCACACCGGCGACCTCGTCACCTACGACGGCGAGTACTTCCGCGTCGACTCCGCCCGCATCTGGGACCTCCCCGAGGGCGGTGTCCCGATCGCCGTGGCGATCTCGGGTGAGAAGTCGATCGCCCGCTTCGGGCCGCTCAGCGACCACGCGATCGCCGTCGAGCCCGACGCCGACCTCGTGTCCGGCTGGAACGAGCACCACGGCGCCGACTCGCGCAAGATCGGCCAGATCCCGATCAGCTGGGACCCCGACAAAGATGCCGCGATCGCCCGTGCGCACGACCAGTTCCGGTGGTTCGGCGGCGGATGGGCCGTGAACGCCGACCTCCCCACCCCCGCGGGGTTCGCCGCCGCCAGCCAGTTCGTGCGCCCCGAGGACGTCGCCGAGGCGATCCCCTGCGGCCCCGACCTCGACGCGATCGCGGAGGCCGTCAAGGCGTACGTCGACGCCGGGTTCACCGACGTGGCCGTCGTGCAGGTGGGCGACGAGGGTCAGGACCGCTTCCTCGACGAGGCGGCAGGGCCGCTGCTCGAGAGGCTCCGCGCGCTGTGA
- a CDS encoding GIY-YIG nuclease family protein, producing MVGDGAQLCLAAGADCGGEVDQDAPLALCERHLAAAADWSRRAEGVTDLLPSPCGVCGSRLGVRWPSGWLCAVCEWRYGDVPDGDLPRPRVDVVYYLRYADRVKIGTTADPRQRFAAIMHDEVLAFERGDRRRERARHEQFAPDRFARTEWFVLSDPIREHVATLGAGVVDPWELLLRWRSEALAAQG from the coding sequence GTGGTCGGTGACGGGGCGCAGCTCTGCCTCGCCGCCGGCGCCGACTGCGGGGGCGAGGTCGATCAGGATGCTCCGCTCGCCCTGTGCGAGCGGCATCTGGCCGCCGCGGCCGACTGGTCGAGGCGTGCGGAGGGGGTGACCGACCTGCTGCCGTCGCCCTGCGGCGTCTGCGGTTCGCGGCTCGGCGTGCGGTGGCCTTCGGGCTGGCTCTGCGCCGTCTGCGAGTGGCGCTACGGCGACGTGCCCGACGGCGATCTCCCGCGTCCCCGCGTCGATGTCGTCTACTACCTGCGCTACGCCGACCGGGTGAAGATCGGCACCACCGCCGACCCCCGCCAGCGGTTCGCGGCGATCATGCACGACGAGGTGCTGGCCTTCGAGCGGGGGGACCGCCGCAGGGAGCGTGCGCGCCACGAGCAGTTCGCACCCGACAGGTTCGCGCGGACGGAATGGTTCGTGCTGTCCGACCCGATCCGGGAGCACGTGGCGACGCTGGGCGCCGGCGTCGTCGATCCCTGGGAGCTCCTGCTGCGTTGGCGGAGTGAGGCGCTCGCCGCGCAGGGGTGA
- a CDS encoding ATP-dependent DNA ligase, with protein MGRFIYDTMSNSVDIDDRTLAHLRIVIMNKLRRSESFMFDVEPGDGTGRRSFWVHPAVPMQFHFFGSRPPRINRVWIEDLMQVASGPNGLSVTAEPEEDRPASEE; from the coding sequence ATGGGTCGCTTCATCTACGACACGATGTCGAATTCCGTCGACATCGATGACCGCACGCTCGCACACCTGCGGATCGTCATCATGAACAAGCTGCGGCGATCCGAGTCGTTCATGTTCGACGTCGAGCCCGGAGACGGCACAGGACGCCGCAGCTTCTGGGTGCACCCGGCCGTGCCGATGCAGTTCCACTTCTTCGGCAGCCGCCCGCCGCGCATCAACCGCGTGTGGATCGAAGACCTCATGCAGGTCGCGAGCGGCCCGAACGGTCTCTCGGTCACCGCCGAGCCCGAAGAGGACCGCCCCGCGTCGGAGGAGTAG
- a CDS encoding NADPH-dependent F420 reductase — MTTIGIIGAGNIGSALARGFAQHGYDVVISNSRGPETLADLVADMGDGVRAATAQDAAAAGDVVVVTVPLKAIDDIPVEPLAGKIVLDTNNYYWERDGRIAELDENRTTTSQMLQEHLPQSRVAKAFNHIMSADILTDGSPAGTADRRALATSSDFDDAADLVTRIYDEFGFDTVNVGPLADSWRVERDRPAYVVRQNAEELRANLARAER; from the coding sequence ATGACCACAATCGGAATCATCGGAGCAGGAAACATCGGCTCGGCACTCGCGCGGGGCTTCGCCCAGCACGGCTACGACGTCGTCATCAGCAACTCGCGCGGGCCGGAGACGCTCGCCGATCTGGTGGCCGACATGGGCGACGGCGTGCGCGCCGCGACGGCGCAGGATGCTGCGGCCGCCGGCGACGTCGTCGTGGTGACCGTGCCGCTCAAGGCGATCGACGACATCCCCGTCGAGCCCCTCGCGGGCAAGATCGTGCTCGACACCAACAACTACTACTGGGAGCGCGACGGACGCATCGCCGAGCTCGACGAGAACCGCACCACGACCTCGCAGATGCTGCAGGAGCACCTTCCGCAGTCGCGCGTCGCCAAGGCGTTCAACCACATCATGTCGGCCGACATCCTCACCGACGGCTCACCCGCCGGCACCGCCGACCGTCGCGCGCTCGCCACCTCGAGCGACTTCGACGACGCCGCGGACCTCGTGACCCGCATCTATGACGAGTTCGGCTTCGACACCGTCAACGTCGGGCCCTTGGCCGACAGCTGGCGCGTGGAGCGCGACCGCCCTGCCTACGTCGTCCGCCAGAACGCGGAGGAGCTGCGGGCCAACCTGGCCCGCGCCGAGCGCTGA
- a CDS encoding ROK family transcriptional regulator — protein MSDASPGIPSVRQGNLARILRLVHQAGPLSRAALTETTGLNRSTIADLVGELTRLALVREHAPDPSRRVGRPSPLVAGDPDVVAIAAHPEVDALTLAAVGLDRGIPVRERIELDHLLTPAETAELVAERVAAWTTAELAGARIVGIGVAVPGLVRSADGIVRSAPHLEWTDAPLRTLVEEATGLPTSVGNDANLGAIAEHLYGAGRGAWDIVYLNGGASGIGGGLIVGGIAVGGAGGYAGEFGQNRPGIAADSDRRADHGVLEDEVSRARLLEAVGLSNADEPTLADALAASSEAGVLDEVGRQRRILATALANAVNVLNPGVVILGGFLATIAQLDGPALEADVRAQAMAANAETLDIRTALLAEDRLLIGAAEAAFAELIADPLNRVPAAPATRDISI, from the coding sequence ATGAGCGATGCGTCCCCGGGCATACCGAGCGTGCGCCAGGGCAACCTCGCGCGCATCCTCCGGCTCGTGCATCAGGCGGGCCCTCTCTCCCGCGCGGCGCTGACCGAGACCACCGGACTGAACCGCTCGACCATCGCCGACCTGGTCGGCGAGCTCACCCGTCTCGCGCTCGTGCGGGAGCATGCCCCCGACCCGTCTCGTCGCGTCGGCAGGCCGTCGCCCCTCGTCGCCGGCGACCCCGATGTCGTCGCGATCGCCGCGCACCCCGAGGTGGACGCGCTCACGCTCGCCGCGGTGGGCCTGGATCGCGGCATCCCCGTCCGCGAGCGCATCGAGCTCGACCACCTCCTCACGCCCGCCGAGACCGCGGAGCTCGTCGCCGAGCGGGTGGCCGCCTGGACCACCGCCGAGCTCGCGGGCGCGCGCATCGTCGGCATCGGCGTGGCCGTGCCCGGACTGGTGCGCAGCGCCGACGGCATCGTGCGCAGCGCGCCGCACCTCGAGTGGACGGATGCACCCCTCCGCACCCTCGTCGAGGAAGCCACCGGCCTGCCGACCTCCGTCGGCAACGACGCCAACCTCGGCGCGATCGCGGAGCACCTGTACGGGGCGGGCCGCGGTGCGTGGGACATCGTCTACCTCAACGGCGGAGCCAGCGGCATCGGCGGCGGGTTGATCGTCGGCGGCATCGCCGTCGGAGGCGCGGGGGGCTACGCGGGCGAGTTCGGCCAGAACCGGCCGGGCATCGCCGCCGACTCCGATCGCCGGGCCGACCACGGCGTGCTGGAGGACGAGGTGAGCCGCGCGCGCCTGCTCGAGGCGGTCGGCCTGTCGAACGCCGACGAGCCGACCCTCGCCGACGCCCTCGCGGCGTCGTCCGAGGCGGGAGTGCTCGACGAGGTCGGCCGCCAGCGCCGCATCCTCGCGACGGCACTGGCCAATGCCGTCAACGTGCTCAACCCCGGCGTCGTGATCCTCGGCGGGTTCCTCGCGACGATCGCCCAGCTCGACGGCCCGGCGCTCGAGGCCGACGTGCGCGCGCAGGCGATGGCCGCGAACGCCGAGACGCTCGACATCCGCACGGCGCTCCTCGCGGAGGACCGGCTGCTGATCGGCGCCGCGGAGGCGGCGTTCGCCGAGCTGATCGCCGATCCGCTGAACCGCGTGCCCGCCGCCCCCGCAACCCGGGACATCTCCATCTGA